Within the Equus przewalskii isolate Varuska chromosome 1, EquPr2, whole genome shotgun sequence genome, the region ATGGATGAGCCTTCTGGGGAAAAGCACAAATCAAAGACAAGGTAGACAAGACATGAGCAAATGCTGACGTTATAGGGTACGGTAGAGAGGAAAACAAGTGAGCGAGTTCAGAGGCGGCGCAGACCCACACCTCGCTTCCCCAGAGGGCTGCCAGGCCGACTGTGCAGCTCTGCGCCTGCGCCAAACCGCAGCGCTTCGGCACGCGCGGCCGCGGGGAGGCGCTGTCACCTTGGCATTGCTTTCCAGGGGCCCGCAGGAGCGAAGGACGCTCGCCTCTTCCGGGTCGGGAACTTGGAAGAGAATCACTTCCTGTGGCGGGGCGACGTCACTTCCTCTCAAGGTCGGCGTCTAGTCGGTGGGTACCCACGCGGGTTCAACATGCGTATCGAGAAGTGTTATTTCTGTTCGGGGCCCATCTACCCCGGCCACGGCATGATGTTCGTCCGCAACGATTGCAAGGTGAGGCGGCCAAGGCCAGCGCGCGCCCCGCTGCGCTCCCGCGGGCTGAGGCGGCCCCCCGCCCGGCGCGGGCTTCCTCTGCCCCTGCGGTGTTCGGCCCGGGGTTTCCGCGCTGCCCCCGCGGGAGGGTGGTTTTGCCAGAAGCTCGGCCTCCACCTCCCCCTTAGGGAGTTTCTCCTTGCGGGCGTCTCGCCCGGAGTTGTTCTCCAGGCCATCCTTGGGCAATGCTGGCTGGCTGCGATGAGGTTCAGGAGCGATCCCAGCCTGCGCCGACGGGGAATCTGGGGTCCATTTGGGCTGTTTGGCCACTCTTGTAGTTGGGCCAAGTTCTTCGGTTCAGTAAACCTTGTTGAACGCATGCCCAGTCAACGTCATTTTTAAGGTCCGTGTTCACAGAGATGAATGCGACTTAGACTGTCCGTGGTGTGTAGAGGTTGATAGAAATGTTGCTTATGGCTTAATAGAGTTATGTATTATGACGTTATTGGAGGTGAGTTGGAGAGGGTCGTATGTGAAAAGGCTCAGAAAGGAGACGACGTTTATCCTGGAGCTTGAATTTTGCGTAAGAAAGTAAGGAGAAGGCATTCTCGGTGGAAGGAAAGTGAACAATTTGAGCAAAGGCAGGCAGTGAAGCAATTACATCTCTGTTTTAAGAAGTGACTGGATTGTAGATGGTGATGGAGGTTTGAGGTAGAGCTATAAATACAAATGTAAGTCTATATACAAACAGGTACGTCTATAAACATAAGATAGAAACATACAGATAGAAGGCCTGGTTGTGAAAGACTTTGTGAATGATACATGAATTTGCCTTCTCATATCAGAATGAATCTcattcctctgtttctttaaCACATTGTTTCTCAAAATTTGACCTCTCTTATGTTTGCTTCTGAATCACTGGGCGCTTGTAAAAAATAGATTCTTGGTTTCCACCGGATTTATTGAATTGGAATCTTTAAGAAGAGGGGAAGAGGATCTAGGAATCTATATTTAAGGAGATGATTTTGACATTCTAAAGAATTGCAGTTCCTACTTTATGGCCTTATATTTCTATTATAGGCAGAAGATAATAATCTCATTAAGTTAGTAGCAGGGGTTTTTGCTGAAAGTGAGAGACCAAAGCTATGTTTGGGAACTTGAAAGAACATGTAGAAGATTTTGAATTCCTGCTCTCAGGAACgtaataaaaaatttatagaaatgaatCAAATGATGGCTGCATTGGGGTCTAATTCACACTGGGCACTATGGCTTTGTAGATGATCTGGTCAgtatgattttatgatttttgtccGTCACTGTTTGTCAGCTGGGTATTGGAATTAGAACAGGTTGTTGGAGCTATCTAGGGTTGGGTGTTGATCTGGCAGACGCAGTGGAAGTTCAAGGTGAGGGAGTCTATATTGCTAGCAAGGACAGTGTTGCGTCAGCTGGGAGCTAGCTTGCTCTGTGGGAGACCAGTGGATCCAGAACAGAGTTGattgggaaaataagaaatagaggCCTTGAAGCACTAATGAAGAACAAGCATCTCGGCTTCTCTGTGTTGATGATTCCCAAATCTGTATCTCTTTAGTTCCAAGTCTGAATTTTCCAGTTGGCAGGGAAATCCTTTTCATACCGAACAGTGAACTTACTGAAAGAGAGTTCCTTGTTACCTCAACTCTTTCTGCTCTCTGAATTAATACTACTGTCACCTGCCTAGACAGCTTTGCTTGAAACATGAGAGTCATCTTTGAGTCTTTTCACCTTTTGATCTAGTTACCAATCCTATCCATTCTGCCTTTGCAAAGGATAGtggtatctttgttttctttctgctctcctATGCTAGTTCCAAATTAGGCACTTGTCACTTTCATAGCCTCCTAACGAGGCTTTCAGCCTCTGTGCTCTTAGCGTGTGAGACCATCTTTCGTAGAGCCCTCCCCTCTTATGCTCCTTAGGTTGCTTCTTGAGGGTAGAATTAGTTTTAATGCTCTAAGATCCTCCACCAGCAAGAAGATTACAACTCGCTGAAGCCTCAGATGATAgatagcattttttagcaataaagtattttttaattaaggtatgtacattgttttttagacacaATAGACTTTAGCACACTTAATAGACTGCAATATAGTATAAacgtaacttttatatgcactgggaaaccaaaaaaattcTTGTGACTCAGTTTGTTGTGATggttgctttattgtggtggtctggaaccgagCCTGCAATGTCCCTGAGATATACCTGCGTATAGCTTTGTCCTATTGTTTGTATCCGGGTCTGATCTCCATCTCTCTTGTTTGCAAAGTGAGACTTTATCACATTACTAGCGAAGCATCTCCAGGTAGAGCATCATGTTTTAATCATTCTTGTCTCCCTCGCATCTAGTGCGACATCAGGCTCATAGTAGTTGCTCCTTTTGCCTGATTGGATCCCCTTCCCATCTCCAGTGACTCCAGTCTCTTCAGATACTTCCTTGGGCTTCTCAGATGACATCTGTTAGCTATGGAGTTCGCGTAGACTTCCCCTGTAACTTCCCAGTGGCTCTCTTTAGAATTGAGGAGACCCAGGACAAGTTCAAACCTCTCCTTAGATAGATGGCAGAAATGGAGGTTTGTCTAGGAGCTATCTAGTAGGTGTAAAATGGAGGAGGCTTTTACTTAAAAGGGTAATAGTACTTGGGGCTGAAAATCCTCAAAGAAATTTTACCAGTGATGGCTTCATAGTGAGTTACTCCAGGAGACTACAGTAGttcttatattttctagttgttttgaAATTAACTCAAGAATGTAGACATGCTCTTACTTAACTCTCTCAGGAGAGGGCTCTCTAGGAGGTGAGCGCCTAGTTCAGGTTAAACTAGTATCGACCATTTCTAAGAAAACTGTGTCCTGGTGTGTATAGTGACCTGCCTGACGTTCCCCGTGGAATAGAAtgtacataaaatgaaaaatattttggcttGTGGTATATTCATAGACTTACTTGGTTTGAAATGTTTGTACCTCATTTTGACGTATTTTTTTAATGGGTCACATCACCTAGGTATGATAATTCAACTTAATATTCTATGCCAAGATCCATAAACTGAAagaattgctttttctcttcagattTCCTCTAGTAGTACACACAGTACACGTCGTAATGTGTTCTAAGACATgaacaaagtaataaaataatgtattttagaCTTACATACTGAGTCCCAATAAGCTGTTTCAAGAGCACATTGAAGCATCGTTAAATTAAGCACAAAGGATCACATCTTTTGGGATGAAGATGAAGAATTAAAGTAGTGAAGAATCTTCCAAGTAGATCTATGAAtaaatactttggaaaacaaatctAGAGACAATTTTAGTTgcttttttgaaattgttttgtgTAAGGATCAAACGAACCAAAGGAGATTTCGCAGTGGGTTCTATATACTCCATTGAGGTCTGTAGAAAAtgaattttgagaattcttcTGAATTGggaagagatttaaataaatgacttTCCTTAAAATCATTCCCTTCATTCAGTATCATTGGAAAATTTTACTGTTATTCCATAAAAATGGTAGTTTTTAACTGTACTTTCCGGGCCTTCAGCCTTTAGTTGATGATGTTTGAATCGTTCACTTTCCATTTAATCTGATCTGTCTCACCCATTTCTAAATGGCGTTGTGAGTAAGTAAAGCACATGTGAATGAGAACCGTTGTCATTTCTCAGACTTTACAGTATATTTTGTCTGGTAGGGGTAGCGTAATAGAAAAATTTCAATACTGACTTTTTACTATTTAACTTACTTTTCTTGTAGGTGTTCAGATTCTGTAAATCCAAGTgtcataaaaactttaaaaagaagcgCAACCCTCGCAAGGTCAGGTGGACCAAAGCGTTCCGGAAAGCGGCTGGTAAAGAGCTTACCGTGGTGCGTACAGTTAGCTGTCAGTATCGTTTTACAgttctcaaaattttaatttttttcaggggAGCGGTCTGTGATTTAATTAACTATAACAAGGGATATgtgattaattattaattaacGAGTGACTTATTTGTTTTTGGCTGTGTTGATAGTCTCATTCTCACATGATCCTGAAAACCATAAATCTGTAgaattctgaaaaggaaaaaaattcctaatCCAGTTTGTAGAAGTGATTTTTTATCCTCAAGAAACTTTTTAGCTCTTGCAAGCAAACAAGGAGGGAAATCATTTAAATGGATTGAGGTGAAGTTAGAAATTGCTACTTAGGGATTTCGAAAGGAAGTTGAGAGATAATTAATTAAAGGATTCTTGAACATCAGTGATGGCTCAGTTGGGATTTGTAATAGACTCATTTATCAGTTTCTAGATTTCTTTAGCAGGACTTTGTGTCTGAGAGCACAGAACTTAGTTAGTAATGTGGGTGTAAGGAGCAATAGTGGGAAGTCAGGCTGAGGGAATTTCATGACATGAGCCCCCCTCATCATGTTGCTGTTACTGAATCGGCATAAGGAGCTGGTGAAGCTTGTCCACATTCAACCCCTGTAAAGGGAGGAGATGAAAATTTCTCCACAGGCTACCTTTGAGGGAGGAAGATCCTTAaactctcccttccctccatgACTGCCTCTTCCCCCAAACCCATGATGTCTTTCCCATCTCTCTACTCCTTAAAGGCAGTATTTAAGCAGTTGCCATGAAGCCCTTTCCTGGCTTCGTTAACATCAGAGGTTTTCAATGAACGTAAGGAATGTTAAGAGTATTTTTTAACGAGGTGCAATGACAAATCGCAATTATTGTCACAAAAATAAGTTTCAGTATGGACAAGAAGAAACATAGCCTCTCAGATGCAGGTGGCAAGTGGATGAGTGAAGAAAGGATGCCAGTCGCAGTCATTTTCTGGTGACCTTGTCATGGCTCAGGTTATTGTGATCTGAACAGAGGCATGTGTACATAAATGAAATATGGAGTTAGTGCTGTTCCATATGCGTAAGTCTGATAGatttgaaaacccagaaatactGGTAGTTTTTCCAAGAAACCTGTagcttttccaaaattgttttgcaTGTTTTGAGATAAATAGGATCATTAACTGTCAAAATACCAACTACATTTGGAGGGGACCTGAAGAATTTCAGGGTGAAGCTTATGTCATGCTGAGTAGCACCATTTATTTGAAGATGTGTAGTTTCACACCTTTGTGCTGTAACAGACATGTATATAgctattgaaatatataatgatgcaGGAGatttaggttgaaccatatgaaattctTAATGCTTGACTCTTTTTGGTGTATGAAAAATggcagtttcatatggttcagCCTAATACAAAGTTTTCTGCTGTCAGTCTCATCTAGGGATGGGAAATTAGGGAAACTTTTCAGTTTGTTTATAATCCCCATGATTGTTATACACCCCTCTGAGGGGTGGGGGTGATACTGTCCCCTCCCTTCAAGAATCACTCCTTTTTGAGAGATGTTTTCAGTAAGGCTGTCCTGTAAATTGTGGTGCGTAAAGGAGGAGAGTTTGAAAACTTGCATTTGCTGGGGTCACCCTAAGGGGAATCTTATGTGTCCATGGTTTGAAACACTTGGAACTTTTGTGAACTAGGAGAATAAGTTTCACGAAATGCTTCCTTTCAACCTCTCTTAAAACCGTATTTTTCCCCCTCTTACAGGATAAttcatttgaatttgaaaaaCGTAGAAATGAACCCGTCAAATACCAGCGAGAGCTATGGAATAAAACTAGTAAGTCACAAAGGAATACCAGGAATTTTCAGGAGAGACTGGTTTGGGATATTACTGTAACTTTAATTTCAGTTTGTTGTTTAAGTATTAAATTTCGTTTCCTTGTCGTTCGTTAGGTTTcatcttatcctcattttagtGGTTCTCATGTATTTGTCTTTAATTGTAAGCTACCCAAAATCCTTTTCAGAATTGGCTGATGTatccattataaaaataatgtaattattaaattTGACATTATTTGAAGTAGCTACTCAAAGatagaaaaaatccaaaaatctgaaaaaaatagagatggaGGATACTTTTTTGGGGTGAAGTGGCagttaaaatatacacaaaacatAACACACTTTACAAGTTAGATAATTTGGTTTAGGGATATAAACGTTGTATTGTGTATACCTTATAAAATTTCATGcttctgtaaaattaaaaagtgcaGAACTTAAGGTGATAATGAGAAATTCTCAGAACTTCTAAGTGCTTCACTGGGTAAAAATGAAGCTATAGGCTACTGAAATTAAAGGCAATAATATcaaggttttgtgttttttttttcccctaaagtagGCAGAgactttaatgaaagaaaatccCATATGTAGTAAAACTTTGTTCCTTGAGCTAACTTGTAGATTCCactatgtctgtgtgtgtgtgaggcccTTGGCCCTGCCTTTTCCTCCCCCATGGCTGCCTTATCCAGCCTTTAGCCGTTTCTAGTCTTGGGTGGGGAGGCGGTGTAGTGTGTTAACCAGAAGTCCCTAAGGCTGAGAATTCTACAAATTTTGTCAGTCTCTAATGGATCATTGGCAGGGCTTCCCTTTCAGAACTTTTCGACCAGTCAGTCGCAAGACTTCAGGGAGGAATTGGAAAGTTAGGGGCCTTTGTAGTAGTATTTGACACCCTCTAAAGCTTTATCTTCTTGGGCCACGTGCAGAAATCAGAGTCTAGATTTGTAAATACCTATTACACATAGCCCTGAGTATTCTGCCCCTtagtgggttttttctttcttttaaaataagatctTTCCCTTTTGTAATTATAGAGGaagaattaatttttgaaaagcaattgaTTTTATTGGTTCTATTTGGTCAGGAAATAACACTGATTCAAACTCAAGGATTTCTGAAAAGATTAATAACTTCATAGgattctttttattgagatataattgacatataatattggtttcaggtgtacaacataatgacttgatatctgtgcatattgtgaaatgatcgtcacaataaatctagttaacatccatcaccacacatagttacacgTTTTTCATAGAATTCTTAAGTTGATTCCAAAAGGCAGTCTTGTCAGGGACATTATTGGAAGTTCCTCAAGCATTTCTGGACTCCAttgagttttatttcattttggcctttgttttcttttttgtcactGCTTGAAGATAGCAGCCCCaaatcatttttacatattttataactcCTTTTATTTGGTGGGTATTCAGCTTGATGTTGAAACAGGTGCTTATCTTATTTTAATTGTGTGTGGACATTCAGTTACTATGACTCTCCATGCTGGTTTGTTACTTACATTACTCATGGGAAATACTGTTTGTTGGGTTCTGTAAGACTTCATATACTTTAACAATAAGCAGTGACTCTAGCATACAAAGATGAACAGAGTGCACACAGTCCCTTCCCACTCGGTGCATTTTACTGAATACTcctattttattgtttctgttagATGGTAATTGGTTCAGATATTATCACAAAGTCTCATTCCCTTGCCCCACCTCATTTATACATCTGTAAATGCTGTAAGATGCAGTGCTCTATTGAAGTTTTTTTTCCCTGCACAGATTCTGTAATCCTTTCATATTAAAATCCTAAAAATAGACTTTTCAAAGAAGATTTGCAGAATAGACAGTATGAGTCTTTTGGAACTTAAAACTATTTCCTACTGGTTAATAAGATTAATAAAAGTTGTTAGTAGTGTTCCAGAAAAATATATTACTCTTCTGAAAGATTTGTTGATTCTCTACACCCTCTATTTCAGTATTGTCTTATCTTTAATCTGCTGCCAATAGTTTTGTATCCATTGCTTACATTATCTAATTGCATGAAGATGTGGACTGAGCAACATTTAAGATGCTCATGTCCACTTCCGAAGCAAGAATACTAGCAAGAATAGTTTGTATTTTATCcctcatttctttctgtattgCAGATCAATTTTTAATGTCTGTCAGATGGCtgcttacatttaaaattttttggtctggaatatttggaaatgcagtgtcttctttggaaagggGTTGTCTGCCACTTGTGTGTTTATTTCCCTTCTGAGTAACTTTCAGGTTGCAATTACTTCTGAGTACTAGAACTTGGCCTTACCATTTTTCCTGAAAGACgaaggaaaaaaaccttacaTATGCAACATAGTATTAATTCTAAGCCACAGCATGTGCAGATTTAGAGTTGACATTATCTTAGAGTTATTCATACAAACATCATCTTAATACCACTGGCCCCATGGGACCTTCTGggtgatcttgttaaaatgcagattctgatacAGTATGTTTGGGTGGGGCctaagactctgcatttctaacaaactcccaggtgatgccaatgttGCTGGTCCTCAGAGTActcttaaagaaaaagtttttattttgacataatttcagagTGAACGGAAAAGTTGCAGGAATAGAATTCTCTGATATCCGTCATCCAGATTCCCCCAGggttaacattttaaattcagcttttcttctcctctctacctttccttccttccttctgtaatTTTTTCATGAACTGTGTGTTGCACACATAATGCTCCTCTATCCCTAAGTAGTTTAATACGTTTCCTAAAAATAGAACATTCTCTCCTATAACCACAGTGCAATTATTAAAAcaagaaattgacattgataaaatatttaatctcaGACCTATTTAGGTTTGTCTAATTGTCCCAATAATATTCTTTATTGCAAAAGTTATAGGAATAGTAcatgtcatgtctctttagtctctttcagTTTGGAACAGTtcctgagtttatttttatatttcatgacattgacagttttgaagaataTGGGCTGGGTGTTTGGTACAAAATCCCCTAATGGGTTTTGTGTGATGCTTCCTCAAGATTAGATTTGGGTAATGTACGTTTGTTAGGAACACCATAGACGTGATGGCAAGTTCTGGTCATTGTGTACTGTCAGGAGGCATCTGCTCTCCATTAGTCCATTACTGGCAGTGTTAACTTTGAGCATTAGTTAAGGTGGCGTCtgccagttttctccactgtaaagttagtattttactctttgtaattaataagtatatGGTGGGGAGATACTTTAAGACTATGTGAATGTCCTGCTGTTCCTCAGATCACAGACTACACTTTAAGAAGCCCGATTGGCAGTTGTGTTGTCCAGTATGCCAGCCACTGGCCACAggggctactgagcacttgaaatgtggctagtctgagtTGAGATGTGCCGTAAATGTAAAATACCTGCTGGATTTTGAAGGCTTAGTATGAAAACAAGCATAAAATATCTCAGTAATAATTTTTTACAtcgattacatgttgaaatgacaatattttggatatgttgtgttaaacaaaatatgtcgttaaatttaatttcaaccttttccttttaactttttaaagaaatgtggctattagaacatttaaaattacctGTGTGCTTTATCTTATATTGAACAGTGCTGGTATAGATTCTAGAGCATAGTTGGGCTCCGCTCTGTTATAGCCAAGGCTCCTgtacacattttccaaaatacttgGATTTTAGTGGTTGAGAACATGGCAGATTGACTGGTTCAGTTTTGACTGATTGACAGATTGGCTCATTCCAGCAGTATTCATCATGTGCAGATCGTATCCCGGGCACTTGAAGAAAAAGTGGTCTTTATGACCAGAAAGGTGCTGTCTTTATTTATGGAGATGACACGCTAAGAATGGGATTAATTGCCATTAATCCCTGTTCTCTGTGGAATGCAATTTGAAAAGCGCTGAACTGGTTTAAAGTAGAAGGAAGATTTATTAGCAATAAAagcttttgcaaaataaaaatgtagagaaGTGATAGTTTTGAAAGATAGAGAGTGAAAGTGATGTAAACCGAGAGTGCACACCTTCTTCAGCTATTTTAGTAGGGATCATTTTTGCAAtgagttttttcatttaatccgTTTCTAAGtcccaataaagaaaagattataGCTCTTGTTGATTATAATCATCCTGCTTGAATGAGCATAAATTTGCTaactttcatgaattttttttgtagttgatgCAATGAAGAGAGTTGAAGAGATCAAACAGAAACGCCAAGCTAAATTTATAATGAACAGGTATGAATATGTATATAGAGTAACTCTTGGGAAAATAATTACTGGTAGAAATctagagactttttttttcacttttaattttcacACTTCAGACTTAACAAAAATTTGCAAGAGTAGTATAAAGAACTCTTGTATATTCTGTTAGCATTTTACTACATTTGTTTTATCCTTATCTCTGTATGGTACGTTGAAGACATGATGCTCTTTTCCTCTTAAGTGTACTTTAGTGTAtagatcttaaaaatataaacaagctTATATAACCACAGTATAGttaccaaaatcaggaaattaacattgagaCAATACCATTATATAATCTACAGACCTTATTTAGGTTTCACCAATTGTTCCAATAATGTTCTTTATAGCAACAGAAACTCCTGGATCATACATTGGATTTAGTGATCATAGCTCCTCAAGTCCCTTTGATCTGGACagtttcttatctttctttgtcttaaatgacattgacatttttgaagagtatagGTCAGTTATCTTATAGAACTTTCCTCAATTTGAGtttctctgatgttttcctcatggtTAGATTCAGGCTAGGCACCTTTGGCCAGAATATAGAAATGATGTGTGTCCTTTTTatgcatcatatcaggaggcacgTGTTGTCCTTTCCcagtgatgttaactttgatcacttgttGAAGTGGTGTCTGCCAGTTTCTTCCCCCTTTTTAATCAGTACATATCTTGGGGAGAGATACATTGAGACTCTGCAAAGAGCCTGTTAGTCCTCAAGTTGGTACCTACTGGCTTTAGCATCCATTGGAGTCTTGTCTGAATCTTTTATTGTGATCGCTGCC harbors:
- the RSL24D1 gene encoding probable ribosome biogenesis protein RLP24 — its product is MRIEKCYFCSGPIYPGHGMMFVRNDCKVFRFCKSKCHKNFKKKRNPRKVRWTKAFRKAAGKELTVDNSFEFEKRRNEPVKYQRELWNKTIDAMKRVEEIKQKRQAKFIMNRLKKNKELQKVQDIKEVKQNIHLIRAPLAGKGKQLEEKMVQKLQEDVDMEDVS